A genomic stretch from Pirellulales bacterium includes:
- a CDS encoding tRNA uridine-5-carboxymethylaminomethyl(34) synthesis enzyme MnmG: IIGQLRNEAREKLTRVRPTSLAQASRISGITPADLALVMVHLEGRR, encoded by the coding sequence CAATCATCGGACAATTGCGCAACGAGGCACGCGAGAAACTGACACGCGTGCGGCCCACCAGCCTGGCCCAAGCCAGCCGAATTAGTGGAATTACACCAGCCGATCTGGCGCTGGTGATGGTCCACCTGGAAGGGCGTCGTTAG